In Natronococcus occultus SP4, the following proteins share a genomic window:
- a CDS encoding flavodoxin domain-containing protein, whose amino-acid sequence MATVLLCYGTTEGQTATVAERIGDVLEAEGHDPTLVHLAHPPDVLEPDAYDGIVVGASIHLGSHQSSVETFVREHLETLNRRPSAFLSVSLTAAHDDPEERAPATELLEAFLEETGWDPDGTLAVAGALKYSEYGLLKRFVMRRIAGRSGGDTDTARDYEYTDWEAVESFAREFATLLRSDS is encoded by the coding sequence ATGGCGACGGTGCTACTCTGCTACGGAACGACCGAGGGCCAGACGGCGACCGTCGCCGAGCGCATTGGCGACGTCCTCGAGGCCGAGGGCCACGATCCGACGCTGGTCCACCTCGCTCACCCACCCGACGTCCTCGAGCCTGACGCCTACGACGGGATCGTCGTCGGCGCCTCGATCCACCTCGGCAGCCACCAGTCCTCCGTCGAGACGTTCGTCCGGGAGCACCTCGAGACGCTGAACCGGCGTCCCTCGGCCTTTCTCTCGGTCAGTCTCACGGCGGCTCACGACGATCCGGAGGAGCGTGCGCCCGCGACGGAGCTGCTCGAAGCGTTCCTCGAGGAGACGGGATGGGATCCTGACGGCACGCTCGCCGTCGCGGGGGCGCTCAAGTACAGCGAGTACGGCCTGCTCAAGCGGTTCGTGATGCGCCGAATCGCCGGGCGATCCGGCGGGGACACCGACACCGCGCGGGACTACGAGTACACCGACTGGGAGGCCGTCGAGTCGTTCGCCCGGGAGTTCGCCACGCTGCTCCGAAGCGACAGCTGA
- a CDS encoding MBL fold metallo-hydrolase, which translates to MDVRLLGGAREIGRSAVLVDDSLLIDFGMDSGNPPSFPIEDVDPDAVVVSHGHLDHVGSIPTLLSGEARPPIHWTSPTSELAMVLARDTLELHGGTYNCPFTETELARLTQVSETHGYGDPFEAAGYEITFFDAGHVPGSAHVLVSDGDTRLLYTGDFHTEDQQLLSGTTARPPADAVICESTYADVTRPPRAEIEQAFVDSLERTLWEGGTVVVPAFAIGRTQEMLCLCEQHDLECYVDGMGKRVTELFLREPNREFLRDPDLLRRAKGNARFVDGRDGQRKRIAEQNTVIVTTSGMLHGGPAMTYVPAVRSHPTNKIALTGHQVEGTPGRELYETGSAVIDGRSMRVSAQVEQYDFSAHADREGLLAFLEEYADAHVLVNHGDRCEEFAADLREDGFDAAAPALGDRLAL; encoded by the coding sequence ATGGACGTTCGGTTGCTGGGCGGGGCTCGCGAGATCGGCCGGAGCGCGGTTCTCGTCGACGACTCCCTGCTGATCGATTTCGGGATGGACTCGGGGAACCCGCCGTCGTTTCCGATCGAGGACGTCGACCCCGACGCCGTCGTCGTCAGCCACGGCCACCTCGATCACGTCGGCTCGATCCCGACGCTGCTGTCGGGGGAGGCCCGCCCGCCGATCCACTGGACGTCGCCGACCTCCGAGCTCGCGATGGTGCTCGCGCGGGATACGCTCGAGCTCCACGGCGGGACGTACAACTGCCCGTTCACCGAGACCGAACTCGCCCGCCTCACGCAGGTGTCGGAGACCCACGGCTACGGCGACCCCTTCGAGGCCGCAGGCTACGAGATCACGTTCTTCGACGCGGGTCACGTCCCCGGTAGCGCCCACGTGTTGGTCTCGGACGGCGACACGCGGCTGCTGTACACTGGCGACTTCCACACCGAGGACCAGCAGCTCCTCTCGGGGACGACCGCCCGACCCCCGGCCGACGCCGTGATCTGCGAGAGCACCTACGCCGACGTCACCCGCCCGCCACGCGCGGAGATCGAGCAGGCGTTCGTCGACAGCCTCGAGCGAACCCTCTGGGAGGGCGGCACCGTCGTCGTCCCCGCGTTCGCGATCGGGCGCACCCAGGAGATGCTCTGTCTCTGCGAGCAACACGATCTCGAGTGTTACGTCGACGGGATGGGGAAACGGGTGACGGAGCTGTTCCTCCGCGAGCCCAACCGGGAGTTCCTGCGCGATCCCGACCTGCTCCGGCGGGCGAAGGGCAACGCCCGCTTCGTCGACGGCCGGGACGGCCAGCGGAAACGCATCGCCGAGCAGAACACGGTGATCGTCACGACGAGCGGAATGCTCCACGGCGGCCCCGCGATGACCTACGTTCCCGCCGTCCGCTCGCACCCGACCAACAAGATCGCCCTGACGGGTCACCAGGTCGAGGGGACGCCCGGCCGCGAGCTCTACGAGACCGGCAGCGCGGTCATCGACGGCCGCTCGATGCGGGTCAGCGCGCAGGTCGAGCAGTACGATTTCTCGGCCCACGCGGATCGAGAGGGACTGCTCGCCTTCCTCGAGGAGTACGCGGACGCACACGTGTTGGTCAATCACGGCGACCGCTGCGAGGAGTTCGCTGCGGACCTCCGCGAGGACGGGTTCGACGCCGCGGCTCCCGCGCTGGGGGATCGGCTCGCGCTCTGA